From a region of the Euwallacea similis isolate ESF13 chromosome 19, ESF131.1, whole genome shotgun sequence genome:
- the unc-119 gene encoding protein unc-119 homolog B, translating into MSVLRENENRENIPKPVPSPENNGVPVTPEDVLRLQKVSEKYLCEPDANVYEIDFTRFKIRDLDSGAVLFEIAKPVGSDGSEITCEHNEHIDPNCGRFVRYQFTPQFLKLKTVGATVEFTVGSLPVNRFRMIEKHFFRDKLLKTFDFEFGFCIPYSRNTCEHIYEFPSLPQDLVNDMIANPFETRSDSFYFVDNCLIMHNKADYAYNGGMQT; encoded by the exons ATGAGCGTTCTACGCGAAAACGAAAACCGAGAGAACATTCCCAAACCTGTACCGTCGCCTGAAAATAATGGGGTTCCAGTCACCCCCGAAGACGTGCTCAGGTTGCAAAAGGTCTCGGAAAAGTACCTGTGTGAGCCCGATGCCAACGTCTACGAAATTGATTTTACCAG ATTCAAGATACGTGATTTGGACAGTGGAGCAGTTCTTTTTGAAATTGCCAAGCCTGTAGGTTCTGATGGCTCAGAAATAACTTGTGAGCACAATGAACACATTGACCCTAACTGTGGCCGGTTTGTTAGGTACCAATTCACTCCCCAGTTTTTGAAGCTGAAGACTGTTGGGGCTAC GGTGGAGTTTACAGTGGGCTCTCTCCCAGTAAACCGATTTCGGATGATTGAAAAACACTTCTTTAGGgacaaattgttaaaaactttcGACTTTGAATTTGGGTTTTGCATCCCCTACTCTAGGAACACTTGTGAACACATTTATGAGTTCCCTTCGCTTCCCCAGGATTTAG tgAATGATATGATAGCCAATCCATTTGAAACTCGTTCTGACAGCTTCTACTTTGTGGACAATTGCCTTATAATGCACAATAAGGCTGATTATGCTTACAATGGAGGTATGCAGACTTAA
- the LOC136415247 gene encoding apolipoprotein D-like, which translates to MYKNLLLSACLVILGARNGKMHSYHLGVCPTIEPQPEFNMNRLLGIWYVIEKTNTASSCIVYNISRTDEPGEYQVEEISQHFLLALTPLKHGYHYTGTLKVPDSAVPARMTVKFPLSVAGSSTFTVFMTDYENYAGIFNCQKLTFAHRQSATILSRSRTLDKMFIDKIRSRLTNFQIDPFELSLISQKDCPRDLDAGYNIAINDETISAKAAAGVIRKAGEKIGDGVEYIAGKTKEVYNKVTDKADDASVAVNAQVRKATDPDAEWLP; encoded by the exons ATGTACAAAAACCTACTTTTATCTGCCTGCTTGGTCATATTGGGAGCCCGGAATGGCAAAATGCATTCTTACCATCTGGGGGTATGTCCTACCATCGAGCCGCAGCCGGAGTTCAATATGAACAGA CTGCTGGGAATTTGGTATGTGATCGAGAAAACTAATACTGCAAGCTCTTGCATAGTGTACAACATATCCAGAACTGATGAACCTGGAGAGTACCAGGTGGAAGAGATAAGTCAACATTTCCTACTAGCACTTACCCCTCTGAAACATGGGTATCATTACACCGGCACTCTTAAGGTACCGGACAGTGCTGTTCCTGCTAGAATGACTGTGAAGTTTCCCCTTA GTGTTGCAGGCTCATCCACTTTCACAGTTTTTATGACTGACTATGAAAATTACGCAGGAATATTTAATTGTCAAAAGCTGACTTTCGCTCACAGACAATCGGCCACCATTTTATCCAGATCCAGGACTCTGGATAAAATGTTCATAGACAAG ATCAGATCTCGGTTGACAAACTTCCAAATTGACCCATTTGAACTGTCCTTAATCAGCCAGAAAGACTGCCCAAGGGACCTGGATGCAGGGTACAATATTGCCATTAACGATGAGACTATTTCTGCCAAAGCTGCTGCTGGAGTCATTAGAAAAGCTGGGGAGAAAATTG GTGATGGAGTAGAGTACATAGCGGGAAAAACTAAAGAAGTGTACAATAAAGTGACTGATAAGGCTGATGATGCTTCTGTAGCTGTTAATGCCCAAGTGAGGAAAGCCACAGATCCGGACGCTGAATGGTTGCCATAA
- the LOC136415234 gene encoding uncharacterized protein — protein MGTPQPQQFCVRWNSYQSNLQNAFPKLLTSEHFVDVTLACENEMLKCHKVVLSACSTYFEKLLLDNPCQHPIIFMKDMKFQEMQSLVDFMYKGEVNVTQDDLPSLLKSAEALQIRGLCGSDQLLNPSYFGNIVKSQSTSAVHQSPVKSNTHHPVTPTPVTSKDIVPQPSQVIMPKNDGVVKKEVTAAAEVTSECGGAPSSSECDSNDGMLQIKEDIEEDDAFFEGDGESLMDQELMEEDGTVNTGDNSRTPETFAIANVSCHYDGSPGNMSSVNKRIRRSDEELRRAAECITRGQTFQTVSDQFNIPISTIRFYMARKGILPRRKRGRSCAPSMGMSTMPFSSYTSPGSPIGPPYHIVHYKLPQLGMQKLK, from the exons ATGGGTACACCACAACCACAGCAGTTTTGCGTTAG GTGGAATAGTTACCAATCCAACCTCCAAAATGCCTTCCCCAAGCTTTTAACATCGGAGCATTTTGTGGATGTCACGCTGGCTTGCGAAAACGAAATGCTCAAATGCCATAAAGTGGTCCTCTCAGCGTGCTCCActtactttgaaaaattactcCTGGACAACCCGTGCCAACACCCTATCATATTCATGAAagatatgaa ATTCCAAGAAATGCAGTCTCTCGTGGACTTCATGTACAAAGGGGAAGTGAATGTGACTCAAGACGATCTGCCCTCGTTACTTAAATCGGCGGAAGCCCTCCAGATTCGCGGCCTTTGCGGATCGGATCAGTTGTTGAATCCCtcatattttggaaatattgtaAAATCGCAATCGACGAGTGCTGTGCATCAATCTCCTGTTAAATCGAATACGCATCATCCAGTGACGCCCACTCCAGTCACCTCTAAGGACATTGTGCCGCAGCCTAGTCAAGTAATCATGCCGAAAAATGACGGCGTAGTTAAGAAGGAAGTGACAGCTGCCGCAGAAGTCACTTCAGAGTGCGGTGGTGCCCCGTCTTCCTCTGAGTGTGATAGTAACGATGGAATGCTACAAATCAAAG AGGATATAGAAGAAGATGATGCCTTTTTCGAAGGAGATGGAGAATCATTGATGGATCAAGAATTAATGGAGGAAGATGGAACTGTTAATACAGGTGATAATTCGCGAACCCCTGAAACTTTTGCCATTGCCAATGTTTCGTGTCATTATGATGGATCTCCAGGAAACATga gctccgtaaataaaagaattagaCGTTCAGATGAAGAATTACGAAGAGCAGCAGAATGTATAACAAGAGGCCAAACTTTCCAGACTGTTTCTGACCAGTTCAACATACCAATCTCCACTATCAGGTTCTATATGGCGAGAAAA gGTATTTTGCCACGGCGCAAACGAGGCCGATCTTGCGCTCCCTCGATGGGAATGAGTACCATGCCTTTTTCTTCTTACACGTCACCGGGCAGTCCTATAGGGCCACCCTACCACATCGTACACTATAAGCTACCGCAGTTGGGCATGCAAAAACTCAAATAG
- the LOC136415237 gene encoding hsp70-binding protein 1 isoform X2, protein MPGIEGKKTEIAGAICAPPEPSGDAQALPTQPRQPRSLHGLLQFAMEATRAEDAPHDSPFMPMDEERKKWLEDAIKFMTIDVIQLLQKQIEVLQKVDQIKKNDNISQYEEAVETILDHVDHIDIACDFHKIGGFTVLYPCLKSLHPKIRAAGCELLAVLCQHNPYCQQVVLDNEFIPKLLNMIEKDEDVHVAVKALYALSAIVRHSEEGFGQFIHYNGPVVLLQALDRGDDKLITKATFLLSSLCSSQPDFKSRLVFLEYIPVLIVLILKERQSSHEHVMSLLAGLVEDNATALGECRNPKYDLQQVLKNYAQNYGEKPECLEEVQHCRRILYLVFGLN, encoded by the exons ATGCCAGGAATCGAAGGAAAAAAGACTGAAATCGCGGGAGCAATCTGCGCCCCTCCTGAGCCTTCAG GAGATGCTCAAGCATTACCCACCCAACCTCGGCAACCTAGAAGCTTACATGGTTTACTCCAGTTTGCCATGGAGGCAACAAGGGCCGAGGATGCTCCACATGATTCTCCCTTCATGCCAATGGATGAAGAA agaaaaaagtgGCTTGAAGATGCTATCAAGTTCATGACCATTGATGTCATACAACTActacaaaaacaaattgaagttCTTCAGAAAGTGGATCAGATCAAGAAGAATGATAACATATCTCAATATGAAGAGGCTGTAGAAACTATTTTAGACCATGTTGATCACATAGATATTGCTTGTG ATTTCCATAAGATTGGGGGTTTCACAGTATTATATCCATGTTTAAAGTCTCTTCACCCAAAAATACGGGCAGCAGGATGTGAGTTGTTGGCAGTTCTTTGCCAACATAATCCTTACTGCCAACAAGTGGTTTTGGATAATGAGTTCAttccaaaattattgaatatgATTGAGAAAGATGAAGATGTGCATGTTGCTGTCAAAGCTTTATATGCCTTAAGtg CAATTGTTCGCCACAGTGAGGAAGGTTTTGGACAATTTATCCATTACAATGGACCAGTAGTATTACTCCAAGCTTTAGATCGGGGAGATGACAAACTCATTACTAAAGCCACATTCCTTTTAAGTAGTTTATGTAGCTCTCAGCCAGATTTTAAAA GTCGATTAGTATTTCTGGAGTATATCCCTGTATTGATTGTCTTAATATTGAAGGAGAGACAATCAAGTCATGAACATGTGATGTCTTTATTGGCTGGTTTAGTAGAAGATAACGCAACTGCATTGGGTGAATGTCGAAATCCCAAATATGATTTGCAGCAAGTGTTGAAAAATTATGCCCAGAATTATGGGGAAAAACCTGAATGCTTG GAAGAGGTGCAGCATTGCAGACGAATATTGTATTTAGTGTTTGGGCTGAATtag
- the LOC136415237 gene encoding hsp70-binding protein 1 isoform X1 codes for MPGIEGKKTEIAGAICAPPEPSGDAQALPTQPRQPRSLHGLLQFAMEATRAEDAPHDSPFMPMDEERKKWLEDAIKFMTIDVIQLLQKQIEVLQKVDQIKKNDNISQYEEAVETILDHVDHIDIACDFHKIGGFTVLYPCLKSLHPKIRAAGCELLAVLCQHNPYCQQVVLDNEFIPKLLNMIEKDEDVHVAVKALYALSAIVRHSEEGFGQFIHYNGPVVLLQALDRGDDKLITKATFLLSSLCSSQPDFKSRLVFLEYIPVLIVLILKERQSSHEHVMSLLAGLVEDNATALGECRNPKYDLQQVLKNYAQNYGEKPECLAKVQHCRRILYLVFGLN; via the exons ATGCCAGGAATCGAAGGAAAAAAGACTGAAATCGCGGGAGCAATCTGCGCCCCTCCTGAGCCTTCAG GAGATGCTCAAGCATTACCCACCCAACCTCGGCAACCTAGAAGCTTACATGGTTTACTCCAGTTTGCCATGGAGGCAACAAGGGCCGAGGATGCTCCACATGATTCTCCCTTCATGCCAATGGATGAAGAA agaaaaaagtgGCTTGAAGATGCTATCAAGTTCATGACCATTGATGTCATACAACTActacaaaaacaaattgaagttCTTCAGAAAGTGGATCAGATCAAGAAGAATGATAACATATCTCAATATGAAGAGGCTGTAGAAACTATTTTAGACCATGTTGATCACATAGATATTGCTTGTG ATTTCCATAAGATTGGGGGTTTCACAGTATTATATCCATGTTTAAAGTCTCTTCACCCAAAAATACGGGCAGCAGGATGTGAGTTGTTGGCAGTTCTTTGCCAACATAATCCTTACTGCCAACAAGTGGTTTTGGATAATGAGTTCAttccaaaattattgaatatgATTGAGAAAGATGAAGATGTGCATGTTGCTGTCAAAGCTTTATATGCCTTAAGtg CAATTGTTCGCCACAGTGAGGAAGGTTTTGGACAATTTATCCATTACAATGGACCAGTAGTATTACTCCAAGCTTTAGATCGGGGAGATGACAAACTCATTACTAAAGCCACATTCCTTTTAAGTAGTTTATGTAGCTCTCAGCCAGATTTTAAAA GTCGATTAGTATTTCTGGAGTATATCCCTGTATTGATTGTCTTAATATTGAAGGAGAGACAATCAAGTCATGAACATGTGATGTCTTTATTGGCTGGTTTAGTAGAAGATAACGCAACTGCATTGGGTGAATGTCGAAATCCCAAATATGATTTGCAGCAAGTGTTGAAAAATTATGCCCAGAATTATGGGGAAAAACCTGAATGCTTGGCAA AGGTGCAGCATTGCAGACGAATATTGTATTTAGTGTTTGGGCTGAATtag
- the kz gene encoding probable ATP-dependent RNA helicase kurz, which produces MGKKRYNWKAREVVNTLIDDSTTKEIKLDLHVSGSYDHSNALVLPSTKRKTKVQEKKTKVTRILSKKHRKKLEKIVNTKKKKENRASLLESLQEVQASFEELSQLTSIASVQTKGLKKFFLETSNSDIVTSSFGEAVVPKNINPIKGAKRKRLLLSAEEPEGKKQKVNNDPNVVGFETESEDNSNEDESPPASPTPLPENLKEENKEVLLTENTSEVIEITDQKPITSIPNCKPAVYVDVVRTAAIQAARVKLPILAEEQQIMEIINENSIIIVAGETGSGKTTQIPQFLYEAGYALDRQIAVTEPRRVAAISMSQRVAEEMSLSSKEVSYLIRFEGNVTDNTKIKFMTDGVLLKELQSDFLLKKYSVIILDEAHERSVFTDILIGFLSRLVPLRQKKGDPLKLIIMSATLRLADFTKNKRLFKISPPVINVEARQFPVTVHFNKRTDKNYLKAAYSKAVKIHTSLPEGGILVFVTGQREVNHLVKKLRKAFPSKKGKNKFKDAKVESELKEENISEDEDDEYFNKGGKKKVNQKKKKIRVIPKVNLDDYSIENDIESFSGEEYDGLSSEDEEIIEDVAVYKNSPLLWAVPLYSMLPTHKQQMVFRAPPEGHRLCIVSTNVAETSLTIPNIKYVVDSGKAKVKLYDKITGLTTQVVTWTSKASANQRAGRAGRTGPGHCYRLYSSAVFNDEFLEFSSPEIQQKPVDDIYLQLKCMHVQKIMNFPFPTAPDMLQLATAEKRLELLGVLKNGQVTPLGRTVAKYPVLPRFGKMLALSHQFDLLPYTVCLVAALSVQEVLLETPIQAISPEGQKAMREKWKMLRQQWAGTGNSLLLGDAGVLLKAVGAAEYEHSKGKLQEFCDKSGLRHKAVIEIRKLRLQLTSEIKKNFSYDDLVVDPNMEPPTDIQAKLLRQILLCGMGDQLAKKVSLDEVKDREDRAKFKYAYWANNMEDPVYLHQSSVLRKTLPEFVVYQEIYETNRIYMRGVTAIDVEWMPIYVPTLCNLSEPLLDIPPYYNQETGKVHCLITGTIGTQAWLLPQLDAPYPEGIDCIKWFASFLLEGKPFKKLKKYANNLLSQPNVMVKKWANLQPRTRSLLQALVEKKISSKQALEDVWKEDSKYLLNEYLNWLPQSGHAEASLMWPPID; this is translated from the exons atgGGCAAGAAAAGGTATAACTGGAAAGCGAGGGAAGTGGTCAACACACTTATAGATGATTCCACTACTAAAGag ATCAAACTAGATCTACATGTTTCTGGCAGTTATGATCACAGCAATGCACTGGTCCTGCCTTCTACAAAGCGAAAAACTAaagttcaagaaaaaaaaactaaagtcACTAGAATACTCtccaagaaacacagaaagaaacttgaaaaaattgttaacaccaaaaagaagaaggaaaat CGAGCCAGTTTATTGGAATCGCTTCAAGAAGTGCAGGCCTCTTTTGAAGAACTATCACAATTAACATCAATTGCTTCAGTGCAAACTAAAGGgttgaaaaaatttttcctGGAAACTTCAAATTCTGACATAGTAACATCAAGCTTTGGTGAAGCTGTTGTGCCCAAGAACATAAACCCAATCAAGGGAGCAAAAAGAAAGAGGTTGCTTTTATCTGCTGAAGAACCtgaaggaaaaaaacaaaaagtcaATAATGACCCTAATGTGGTTGGTTTTGAGACTGAGAGTGAAGATAATTCTAATGAGGATGAAAGTCCCCCAGCATCACCTACTCCTTTGcctgaaaatttgaaggaGGAAAATAAAGAGGTACTTCTGACTGAAAATACGTCTGAAGTCATTGAAATAACTGACCAGAAACCTATTACCTCTATCCCCAACTGTAAGCCTGCAGTGTATGTTGATGTTGTCAGGACAGCTGCGATTCAAGCAGCCCGTGTAAAACTACCAATATTAGCTGAAGAGCAACAGATCATGGAAATTATCAATGAAAactcaataataattgtagCTGGAGAAACAGGCAGTGGCAAAACTACTCAAATTCCTCAATTTCTTTATGAAGCAGGTTATGCCTTGGATAGACAGATTGCTGTTACAGAACCTCGGAGAGTGGCTGCCATCTCCATGTCCCAGAGAGTTGCGGAAGAGATGAGTTTAAGTAGTAAAGAAGTGTCATATTTGATAAGATTTGAAGGAAATGTCACTGACAATactaaaattaagtttatgacTGATGGTGTGTTGTTAAAGGAGTTGCAAAGTGATTTTCTACTTAAGAAATATTCAGTAATTATTTTGGATGAGGCTCACGAAAG GTCTGTTTTTACAGACATTTTAATAGGATTTCTATCGCGGCTCGTACCACTACGCCAAAAAAAGGGCGATCCATTGAAGCTTATCATTATGTCCGCCACTCTAAGACTAGCTGATTTCACCAAGAATAAAaggttattcaaaatttctccTCCTGTTATTAACGTTGAAGCTCGACAATTTCCGGTCACTGTACATTTTAACAAGCGCACAGACAAGAACTATTTGAAAGCG GCCTACAGTAAAGCAGTAAAAATTCATACTTCATTACCGGAAGGGGGGATATTGGTGTTTGTTACGGGTCAGAGGGAGGTGAAtcatttggtaaaaaaattacgaaaggcttttccttcaaaaaagggtaaaaataagtttaaagaTGCTAAGGTAGAATCGGAACTGAAAGAGGAGAATATCAGTGAAGATGAAGatgatgaatattttaataaag GTGGAAAGAAAAAAGTGAatcaaaagaagaagaaaataagaGTAATCCCTAAAGTAAATTTAGACGATTATAGCATTGAAAATGACATTGAGTCGTTCTCTGGTGAAGAATATGATGGGTTGTCTTCAGAAGATGAGGAGATTATTGAAGATGTTGCGGTGTATAAAAACTCGCCACTCTTATGGGCGGTGCCGTTGTATTCAATGTTGCCTACTCATAAACAGCAAATG GTATTTCGTGCTCCACCAGAAGGGCATCGTCTCTGCATCGTCAGCACAAATGTTGCAGAAACCTCTCTTACCATCcccaatataaaatatgtcgTAGACAGCGGTAAAGCAAAG GTAAAATTGTATGATAAAATAACGGGATTAACCACGCAAGTGGTAACGTGGACCAGCAAAGCATCTGCCAATCAGAGGGCTGGGAGAGCTGGAAGAACGGGTCCGGGACACTGTTACCG ACTATATTCAAGCGCAGTATTTAACGACGAATTCCTCGAGTTCAGTTCCCCAGAAATTCAACAAAAGCCCGTGGATGACATATATTTGCAGCTGAAATGTATGCATGTGCAGAAAATCATGAACTTCCCCTTCCCTACAGCTCCAGATATGTTGCAGCTGGCAACGGCTGAGAAAAGATTAGAATTATTAG GGGTTTTAAAGAATGGCCAAGTAACACCTTTAGGACGCACTGTCGCCAAATATCCGGTTTTGCCCCGATTTGGAAAGATGTTGGCGTTGAGTCATCAGTTCGATCTTTTGCCTTACACTGTTTGTTTAGTAGCAGCTTTAAGTGTCCAGGAAGTGTTATTAGAG acACCAATTCAAGCAATATCTCCCGAGGGTCAAAAGGCGATGCGAGAGAAATGGAAAATGCTAAGGCAACAGTGGGCTGGGACGGGAAATTCTCTTCTTTTAGGCGATGCAGGAGTATTGTTAAAAGCTGTTGGAGCAGCAGAATATGAGCATAGCAAGGGGAAGCTGCAGGAATTTTGTGATAAAAGCGGATTGAGGCATAAGGCTGTGATAGAAATAAG GAAACTAAGACTGCAACTAACCTCTGAAATCAAGAAAAACTTCTCATACGACGACTTAGTCGTCGATCCGAACATGGAGCCCCCAACAGACATTCAA GCCAAATTATTGCGACAAATCTTGCTATGCGGGATGGGCGACCAATTGGCAAAAAAAGTCAGCCTCGATGAAGTGAAAGATCGCGAGGATCGGGCCAAATTCAAGTACGCCTATTGGGCTAACAATATGGAGGATCCCGTCTATTTACACCAAAGCTCAGTTTTACGGAAAACTCTCCCAGAGTTTGTG GTATACCAAGAAATTTACGAAACCAACAGAATTTACATGCGGGGAGTCACAGCCATTGACGTTGAATGGATGCCTATTTACGTGCCCACGTTGTGCAATCTTTCGGAGCCTTTATTAGATATTCCTCCTTATTATAATCAGGAAACTG GAAAAGTGCATTGTTTAATAACAGGCACTATAGGAACTCAAGCGTGGCTTTTACCGCAATTAGATGCTCCATATCCTGAAGGCATCGACTGTATTAAGTGGTTCGCCAGTTTCTTGTTAGAGGGAAAACCCTTtaaaaagctgaaaaaataTGCGAATAATTTGCTGAGCCAGCCTAATGTTATGGTAAAAAAATGGGCCAA tttgcAACCTAGAACCCGCAGTTTGCTACAAGCATTagtagagaaaaaaattagttcaaaACAGGCTCTGGAAGATGTTTGGAAAGAAGATTCTAAAT ATTTACTAAATGAATACCTTAACTGGTTGCCTCAGTCGGGACATGCAGAAGCAAGTTTAATGTGGCCTCCAATAGATTAA
- the LOC136415240 gene encoding GPN-loop GTPase 3, translating into MRYAQLVIGPAGSGKSTYCTSIAQYGVDQKRNIEVVNLDPAAEHFDYTPLVDIRELIQVQDTMEDEELHFGPNGGLIFCIEYLLENSDWLREKLGEHDEDYIIFDCPGQIELYTHLTAMKKLVKQLLNWNFNICSVFLVDVQFMTDGAKFLSGTMAALSVMVNLELPHINILSKMDLLSKSARRRLDRFLEPDSHAILGDVELNGMSSFNVKYKNLTETIGKIIEDYSLVRFIPLNLKNEENIGDVMITIDNVIQFGEDLDVKTKDFEEEPDEIEHFSNE; encoded by the exons ATGAGATATGCACAATTAGTAATAGGTCCTGCGGGTAGTGGCAAG TCTACTTACTGCACCAGCATAGCCCAATATGGGGTAGATCAGAAAAGGAACATAGAAGTAGTTAATTTAGATCCAGCAGCTGAGCATTTTGATTATACGCCACTGGTAGATATTAGAGAGCTAATTCAGGTTCAGGATACAATGGAAGATGAAGAACTGCACTTTGGGCCTAATG GGGGATTAATCTTTTGCATTGAGTATTTGTTGGAAAATTCAGATTGGCTTCGTGAGAAATTAG GAGAACATGATGAGGATTACATAATCTTTGACTGTCCTGGCCAAATAGAATTATACACACATTTAACAGCAATGAAGAAACTGGTAAAACAGTTGCTGAATTGGAATTTCAATATATGTTCAGTCTTTCTAGTTGATGTGCAATTCATGACTGATGGGGCTAAATTTTTGTCAG GCACAATGGCAGCACTTAGTGTGATGGTAAACTTAGAACTGCCACATATCAACATTCTCTCAAAAATGGACCTGCTTAGTAAATCGGCTAGAAGACGGTTAGATCGCTTTCTAGAACCTGATTCTCATGCAATACTAG gtGATGTTGAATTAAATGGTATGTCATCTTTTAAcgtaaaatacaaaaatcttACTGAAACGATCGGGAAAATTATCGAAGATTATTCTTTGGTACGATTTATCCCtttaaaccttaaaaatgaagaaaatattg GTGATGTCATGATAACCATAGACAATGTGATTCAATTTGGAGAAGATTTAGACGTCAAAACGAAAGATTTTGAGGAAGAACCCGATGAGATCGAGCACTTTTCAAACGAATGA